A part of Anabas testudineus chromosome 9, fAnaTes1.2, whole genome shotgun sequence genomic DNA contains:
- the mrps27 gene encoding 28S ribosomal protein S27, mitochondrial, with amino-acid sequence MAASVLKRCVTSLVKVKCLSPPVSARRWLLSAAYTDTRVWEATEKDPQNLALLASAMDKMYDRNLPVSSLTMSRFVDNISSREEVDQAEYYLYRFRHSPNCWYLRDWTIHGWIRQCLKYGAREKAMHTLKNKVQYGIFPDDFTFNLLIDSYIKDGDFKGACSVVEEVMLQEAFDLPSTRILSLYALGSYLATRPQLTVSEERALGASLLICGLKQDNTVGLSAQLLGNALLGKVENSKGIHAVFKGMPLFWGHGYIGRALAVMERVASASGDVKLSKDTLDFMHDLLQKLSSDSDSSSGDESGGEEEKKEDTIDEDDQAEQAKLPQYASRFKELSSQLESQGKVDSASFQALVTSLAQQNLAAAEKPDVEQYESRVQAWEAEKRRLVQREKEMREKAEKELREKAEQEKKERLRSAKAAAQQAQRQ; translated from the exons ATGGCGGCCTCCGTGTTGAAACGATGTGTGACTTCACTTGtcaaagttaaatgtttatCTCCGCCTGTTTCAG cTAGAAGATGGTTGCTCTCTGCAGCTTACACAGACACCAGAGTTTGGGAGGCGACAGAGAAAGATCCGCAGAACCTGG CTTTACTGGCTTCCGCTATGGACAAGATGTATGACAGGAACCTCCCAGTTAGTTCTCTGACCATGTCGCGG ttcgTTGACAACATATCTTCCAGGGAGGAAGTAGATCAAGCTGAGTACTACCTTTACAG gTTTCGCCACAGTCCAAACTGTTGGTACCTGCGAGACTGGACCATTCACGGCTGGATCAGACAGTGTCTTAAATATGGGGCCAGGGAGAAAGCcatgcacacactcaaaaaTAAG GTTCAGTATGGAATATTCCCAGATGACTTCACCTTCAACCTGCTCATAGATTCTTATATCAAGGATGGAGACTTTAAAG GTGCATGCTCTGTGGTCGAAGAGGTGATGCTCCAGGAGGCCTTCGACCTTCCCTCCACACGGATCCTGTCTCTGTACGCTCTGGGCAGTTACCTAGCAACCAGACCACAACTCACT GTGTCAGAGGAACGGGCTTTAGGGGCATCACTGCTCATCTGTGGACTGAAGCAAGACAATACTGTTGGCCTCAGCGCTCAGCTACTTGGCAATGCTCTCCTAG GCAAAGTAGAGAATTCAAAGGGCATACATGCCGTGTTCAAAGGGATGCCTCTGTTCTGGGGTCACGGATATATTGGCCGAGCGCTGGCTGTCATGGAGAGAGTGGCTTCTGCTTCTGGTGATGTCAAGCTGTCCAAAGACACA CTGGACTTCATGCATGACTTGCTACAGAAACTGTCTTCAGATTCTGACTCGTCCTCTGGGGATGAGtcaggaggtgaagaggagaagaaagaagacacCATAGATGAAGACGATCAGGCCGAGCAGGCTAAGCTACCTCAGTATGCTAGCAGATTCAAG GAACTGAGCAGCCAGCTGGAGTCTCAGGGTAAAGTAGATTCTGCATCCTTCCAGGCTTTAGTGACCTCTCTGGCCCAGCAGAACCtggctgctgcagagaaaccagACGTGGAGCAGTATGAGAGCCGGGTGCAAGCCTGGGAGGCAGAGAAGAGGCGGCTGgtccagagagagaaagagatgagggAGAAGGCTGAGAAAGAGTTGAGGGAGAAGGCTgagcaggagaaaaaggagcGCTTAAGAAGCGCCAAGGCTGCAGCTCAACAGGCACAAAGACAGTGA
- the znf366 gene encoding zinc finger protein 366, producing METDRVKFSPGRSPPLRDEPRQPSQHSFYLNPPPLYIKPPKFSPPRYSSISPTRDTYSAFSPPAFFPMLGPSYTQKEGSQKRKRTPFKMDAHEEESERGAEETEESRSKKTVDLSHIPFSFPPRPIASSSPKPLPGMIELNRLQLHHRSMNLPVQVKQEPLSPSSVWPPSTLLLHPPYFPPLHHSLLPYPFFMPRPVMHLSPGAFYPREDIRLSHRTRDGPPRSGMTSAEKLGLNVHVDDSYYVDVGGDQKRWKCRMCEKSYTSKYNLVTHILGHNGIKPHGCHLCGKLFKQLSHLHTHLLTHQGMRPHKCQVCHKAFTQTSHLKRHMMQHSDVKPYSCSVCGRGFAYPSELRAHELKHEKGQENVCVECGLDFPTLAQLKRHLTAHRGPTLYRCAECQKAFQYPSQLQNHMMKHKDIRPYICSECGMEFIQSHHLKQHTLTHKGVKEHKCRICGREFTLLANMKRHVLIHTNIRAYQCHMCFKSFVQKQTLKAHMIVHSDIKPYKCKLCGKEFNRMHNLMGHMHLHSDSKPFKCLYCPSKFTLKGNLTRHMKVKHGIMDRGLDERLFRQRGRFCLSTPMGLLTHFSQEEPFDLSQKPPGLRLSQSDGESVPGSSCQEEDEESLYRRSQYSPEVDQHEPAGVDQYNPELEERGQGSADELRPGEKEKQMYEGSLDGDTLERESVVQESVDNRREQVHIQSKTSYESDEELGEQVYQREASFRQTYECDSDSELEDQGLDEQNRQQLDGYGETDIDVKERNQSSLEADEKVQHTHESELSGPHEEEEEN from the exons ATGGAAACAGACAGAGTCAAGTTCTCACCAGGAAGAAGTCCTCCTCTCAGAGATGAGCCAAGGCAACCATCCCAGCACAGCTTCTACCTAAACCCGCCTCCACTCTACATCAAGCCCCCAAAATTCTCACCTCCCAGATACTCCAGCATATCACCAACCAGAGATACCTACAGTGCGTTCAGCCCACCTGCTTTCTTTCCCATGCTTGGCCCCAGTTACACCCAAAAGGAGGGATCCCAAAAACGCAAAAGAACTCCTTTCAAAATGGACGCCCACGAAGAGGAAtcagagagaggagcagaggagacagaggaaagcAGAAGTAAGAAGACAGTCGACCTCTCCCACATCCCCTTCTCATTTCCACCTCGCCCCATTGCCTCCTCATCTCCAAAGCCCCTCCCTGGTATGATTGAGCTCAACAGACTGCAGCTTCATCACAGAAGCATGAATCTACCTGTGCAGGTGAAACAGGAGCCTCTCAGTCCCTCCTCTGTTTGGCCTCCCTCTACCCTACTTTTGCACCCTCCCTATTTCCCCCCGCTCCACCACAGCCTCCTTCCTTACCCCTTCTTCATGCCCAGGCCTGTCATGCACCTCTCCCCTGGTGCGTTCTACCCTAGGGAGGACATCCGCTTGAGTCATCGGACTCGTGACGGACCTCCCCGGAGCGGGATGACCAGCGCTGAGAAGCTCGGCCTCAACGTCCATGTAGACGACAGCTACTACGTGGATGTCGGCGGCGACCAGAAGCGATGGAAGTGTCGCATGTGTGAGAAGTCCTACACCTCCAAGTACAACCTGGTCACACACATACTGGGCCACAATGGCATAAAGCCACATGGATGCCACCTGTGTGGGAAATTGTTTAAGCAGCTGAGCCACCTGCACACGCACCTGCTCACCCACCAGGGCATGAGGCCCCACAAGTGCCAGGTGTGCCACAAGGCCTTCACTCAGACCAGCCACCTGAAGAGACACATGATGCAGCACAGTGACGTGAAACCATACAG CTGCAGCGTGTGCGGTCGGGGCTTCGCTTACCCCAGTGAGCTTCGCGCACATGAGCTGAAGCATGAGAAAGGCCAGGAGAACGTATGTGTCGAATGTGGGTTGGACTTCCCCACACTGGCCCAGCTGAAGAGGCACCTGACCGCCCATCGCGGGCCCACCCTGTACAG GTGTGCAGAGTGCCAGAAGGCTTTCCAGTATCCGAGTCAGCTTCAGAACCACAtgatgaaacacaaagacatcaGACCGTACATCTGCAGTGAGTGTGGGATGGAGTTCATCCAGTCACACCACCTGAAACAGCACACGCTCACTCACAAA GGTGTCAAGGAGCACAAGTGCCGCATCTGTGGTCGTGAGTTCACCCTGCTGGCCAACATGAAGCGTCATGTCCTCATCCACACCAACATACGTGCTTACCAGTGCCACATGTGCTTCAAGAGCTTTGTCCAAAAACAGACTCTCAAAGCTCACATGATCGTCCACTCGGACATCAAGCCCTATAAATGCAAG CTTTGTGGGAAGGAATTTAACAGGATGCATAACCTAATGGGCCACATGCATCTCCACTCAGACAGTAAACCCTTCAAATGCCTCTACTGCCCGAGCAAGTTCACCCTGAAGGGAAACCTCACCAGACATATGAAGGTCAAACACGGCATCATGGACAGAGGGCTGGATGAAAGAT TATTTAGGCAAAGAGGACGATTCTGCCTGTCCACTCCGATGGGTCTCCTCACCCACTTCAGCCAAGAGGAGCCATTTGACCTCTCCCAGAAACCCCCGGGCCTTCGTCTCTCCCAGTCGGATGGTGAGAGCGTCCCGGGAAGCTCGTGtcaggaggaagatgaggagagtTTGTACAGGAGGAGCCAATACAGCCCTGAGGTGGACCAACATGAACCAGCAGGGGTGGACCAGTACAACCCTGAGCTGGAAGAGAGAGGGCAGGGGTCTGCTGACGAATTAAGaccaggagagaaagagaaacagatgtaTGAGGGAAGTTTAGACGGTGACACATTGGAGAGGGAGTCAGTAGTGCAAGAATCAGTAGATAACAGACGTGAACAGGTGCACATACAGTCAAAGACATCATATGAATCTGATGAAGAACTAGGAGAGCAAGTGTACCAACGCGAGGCCAGCTTTAGACAAACGTACGAGTGTGACTCGGATTCAGAACTAGAAGACCAAGGACTAGACGAGCAAAACAGGCAGCAGTTAGATGGCTATGGCGAGACAGACATTGACGTGAAAGAGAGAAACCAGAGCAGCTTGGAGGCGGACGAAAAAGTGCAGCACACGCACGAAAGTGAACTTTCAGGTCCTCacgaggaagaagaagaaaattag
- the ptger4a gene encoding prostaglandin E receptor 4 (subtype EP4) a: MNNQSMTGRTMVPTIPSIMFIFGVVGNLIAIVVLCKTRKEQKETTFYTLVCGLAVTDLLGTLLASPVTIAIYVKGSWPGEDPLCQYFGFTMLFFSLAGLSIICAMSVERYIAINHAYFYNDYVNQKLAGLTLLGIYITNVFFCALPIMGFGQVKKQYPQTWCFLEWRSNKTSDAAYSYMYAGFSSLLILATVICNVLVCGALIRMHRRFVRRMSVGTDLGRSVDPRRRGRSFRRLAAAEIQMVILLIGTSAVVLICSIPLVAQVFLNQLYKTPVELRLDKNPDLRAIRFASFNPILDPWIYILLRKAVLLKVIEKIKCLFCKIGARRQQRQRNSNNYNSTDAHQLSSIISNRDSMQEVTSSSQTFLYLPEGIDVYTGSCHKADRRSGSQSSLARNSRASYSCEQDNVEAQIQEETNIIRDLAALPCPKDPGLQVSLSTETVEEKSI; this comes from the exons ATGAATAATCAGTCGATGACAGGGAGGACCATGGTCCCCACCATTCCGTCAATCATGTTCATTTTCGGGGTGGTTGGGAATCTCATCGCCATCGTGGTTCTCTGTAAAACTCGGAAGGAACAGAAAGAAACCACGTTTTACACGCTGGTGTGCGGGCTGGCGGTCACAGACCTGCTGGGCACCCTGTTGGCCAGTCCGGTCACCATCGCTATATATGTGAAAGGATCCTGGCCCGGAGAGGACCCCCTGTGCCAGTACTTTGGATTCACCatgcttttcttctctctggcGGGACTCAGTATCATCTGTGCCATGTCTGTGGAGAGGTACATCGCTATAAACCATGCCTACTTCTACAATGACTATGTGAACCAAAAACTTGCAGGTCTGACTCTTCTTGGGATCTACATCACCAACGTGTTCTTTTGCGCGCTGCCGATTATGGGCTTCGGACAGGTGAAGAAACAATACCCGCAAACCTGGTGTTTTTTAGAGTGGAGGAGCAACAAGACCAGTGATGCCGCCTACTCCTACATGTATGCGGGGTTCAGCTCTCTTCTTATTCTCGCTACTGTCATTTGTAACGTCCTTGTGTGCGGGGCTTTGATCCGGATGCACCGGCGCTTCGTGCGCAGGATGTCCGTGGGAACCGATCTGGGGCGCAGCGTGGACCCGCGGAGGAGAGGACGCAGCTTCAGGCGTCTGGCCGCTGCGGAGATTCAGATGGTTATTCTGCTCATAGGCACGTCGGCAGTGGTCCTCATCTGCTCGATCCCGCTTGTG GCTCAGGTGTTTTTGAACCAGCTTTATAAGACTCCAGTGGAACTGCGGTTGGACAAAAACCCAGACCTTCGAGCTATACGCTTTGCCTCCTTCAACCCTATCCTTGACCCCTGGATCTACATCCTACTCCGAAAGGCGGTTCTCCTGAAGGTCATTGAGAAaatcaagtgtttgttttgtaaaataggAGCAAGAAGGCAACAAAGACAGCGAAACTCTAATAACTATAATTCCACTGATGCCCATCAGCTCTCCTCCATCATCTCTAACCGGGACTCTATGCAAGAAGTTACCAGCAGCTCCCAGACATTCCTCTATCTACCAGAGGGAATAGACGTGTACACTGGAAGCTGTCATAAGGCAGACAGAAGATCTGGCTCCCAATCTTCACTGGCCAGAAACTCACGAGCCTCTTATTCATGCGAGCAGGACAATGTTGAAGCTCAGATTCAAGAAGAGACAAATATAATTAGGGACCTTGCGGCTTTGCCCTGCCCAAAAGATCCAGGACTTCAGGTGTCGTTGAGCACTGAGACGGTGGAGGAAAAATCCATCTGA